The genomic interval ATGAATGGCGTATGGAGCAGAGCAGCCTTAACCGAACAACTATTCCTCTCGTCCGCTTAATGGCTTATTGTCGTACACCGTTGTTCGGTTTCTGCCCGCTTCCTTCGAGCGATAAAGCGCTTGATCCGCCATTTCAATTATTTCCTTCGCATCCTTCACCTTCCCACTCGACATTGAAATGCCGATTGAAACGTAGATTGGACTGCCAGTCGGACTCGCGCCAGCAGCGATTCCTTCTCTAAGCCGCTCCGCAATATTGGTTGCTGTAGGAATGCTTCCTAGCTTAACCAGTATGCCAAACTCTTCACCGCCGTAGCGGAAGCTAAGATCGTGACTTCTGGAAAATGCTTTTATTTGCGCAGCTGTATAGATTAATACTTCATCTCCTATAAGATGCCCGTGCTGATCGTTAATTTTTTTGAAATGGTCAACATCCAGCAGTATAAGCGCAAACGGTATATCCTCGGCAATCCACTCCTGAATGGTCAAATCAAATGTTTTCCTATTCGCAAGTCCCGTAAGCCCATCCAATCGAATTTCCTTGTTCAGTAAATTAAAATGGTTATTTATACTTTGATTAAGCTGTCTCACTTCATAGATGTAAGAATTTGTTTTGGGCATTTTGGAACGTATCGCCTTTGTTGATAAAATTGCTTCCTCTGAGAAAGCAGCTAGTTCAAATAGAGGCTTTGATATTAAATGGGAAACGTACCACGCAAGCAGCAGGATGACGATAAACAACGGGAGAAATTGCAGCAGTATACTCCATATCAATTCATTTAACGGCTTATCAATAATTGAAGCAGGCGTTTGTGCTACGATTGCCCAACCGGTTATCGACTCGTTCGCATAACCCGCAAAATAACGATTTTGCTTTGAATTAACGATCTCCTGCGATCCGCTATGTCCAGCTAATGCCTTATTAATAACCTCATTTGAAGCAATTTTTTCATTAATTCGCTTATGGTCCGGATGGAAAATAAGGCGGCCTTGCTTATCTGCTACGTAGACGTAAGAGCCGTTTCCGTAAAAATGTTCGTTGAGCAATTTGCTAAGCGCGTTGCTCTCGCTCAAATAAATGGTTCCAGCTACAAAACCTTCATATTCGCCTTGTTCATTAAATATGGGTGAAGAAATTAGCATAAGAAGCTGGTTCGTTGTTGTCCCCACATAAGGCTCTGAAATAAGCGGTCTTTTCTGTTCAACCGCTTGCTTCGCTGCGTAAGAGTTCAGCACTGCCCCTGCCTTGACTCCTCCGCTTGACAAACTAGATAACATCACTTTACGATTGGAATCCACAATGATAATCGCATTAAAATATTGCTCATTCGCATCGTACCAGCTATCCAATTCCTTTTGCGATATATTTTGTATGCCTGCTCTTGCCGCTATGGCATCAACATTGTTGCTAATAATATCCAATAATTCTTTCGTATTAGAGGACAGCTTTTGCGCATATTGATAATTGCTTTCCAAATAACCCGACGTTAGTGAAGTCTTGTTTGTCGTCCATGCAAAATAACCGCCGATGATGGCGGTTAAGATAACAGAGCCGATTACGAACAGCCCCAAGACGAATCGAAGTTTTAAGCCTTTGCGTGTACCCACAGTTGTTCCTTCTCTCGTTGCCAAAGTACAGCCTTATTTTAGCGTATATGGGCGAGAAAAGAAATAGTCCTTACTTTCGTCTATACAGAAGCTGGTTGAATAATGGCCGTTAACAGGCCTGGAAAGCGAGCATCCAAATCCTCAGTGCGCAGCGTCAAAAAATGCTGGGTGCCTTGCTTTCTAACATTCACTACACCCGCTTCACGCAATGTACGGAAATGATGCGTCATTGTAGACTTTACGACAGGAAGATCAAAGTGACCGCAGGACTGCTCGCCATGCTTAACGATAGCGACAACAATGCTAAGCCGAATAGGATCACTTAATGCATATAAAACAGAAGTAAGCTCAATATCCTCACGATTGGGATGGAATAATATTTTCAAAGGCATTCGCACCTCTCTCATTAAGTACTTATTGCATTATACCATAGCTCATGCTATATTTTCATTGTACGATAATATTCGTACAATGAAAATAGATAAAGAGACAACTTTGGAGGTTCTATATGAGAAACAGTGCCGCTGTTACTGCCCCACCCTTATTCACCGAGGAGCGGCCCGCCTTTAGAGACGGTCTCGTTATCCCGCTGCTAGGTTTAACCGTAATTATTGTGATCATGAATACGATGATGTTTAATCTGGCCTTGCCCCAAGTAACGGCTCAGTTTATGCTATCCCCATCGGCAGCTTCCTGGATCATAACGGGTTATTCCATTATATTTGCCATTTCATCGATTACCTACAGCAGACTCTCTGACTTTGTTCCGATTCGTCTGCTGCTCACGATTGGCTTAATCGCCATGGGCGGCGCATCTGTGCTTGGTTATTTTAGTCATCATTATGTACTGCTGCTTGTCGCGCGCCTTATTCAAGCTTGCGGAGCGGGCTCTGTCCTTAGTTTAACCATCGTGCTCATTACACGATTTATTCCACTTGCTCGCCGGGGCAAATCCATGGCACTCATTACTTCGGCTGCCTCGCTTGGCCTTGGTTTAGGCCCCGTCATCGGCGGTGCTATAACACAATATTTAGGCTGGAACGATCTGTTTATCGTTACTGGAATCTCACTTTTACTCATTCCTGTGTTTTATCGACTGCTGCCGGTTGAAGCATCGAACAAGGGGTCCTTCGATATCCTCGGTGCCGCTCTTGTCGGAATTGGTTCCACAGGTGTTCTGCTCTATATTACGAACCATTTCTTAATTGCTCTTATTGGCGGAATACTTGCACTAATCTTATTCTGGATACGGATTAATCGTGCAGTAAATCCTTTTGTTCAGCCTACTCTGTTCCGCAATAAAAGGTATATTCGTCTGATTACACTTGGTGTTGTATCTTACATTAACAATTTTTCCACACTTTTTCTGCTGCCTCAGGTGCTTATTCACCTGTTCAAGCTGACACCAGGTCAAGCAGGTCTCATTATTTTTCCGGGAGCCATAGTAGCTATGCTTTCCTCCAATCGCATTGGAAAAATCATTGATCAACACGGCAACAGCTTGCTGCTTCGGCTATCTCCTTGTTTTCTCTTGCTCGCTGCTGTTTCTTTCGCCTTGTTCGCGGATCAATCCATCTACGTTGTCATGGCCATTTATATCGTGATGAGCGTTAGTTTCTCCGCGTTAAACTCTGGCGTTTCGAACGAGCTGTCAAGAATCTTACCAAGTGAGCATGTAGGTGCTGGAATGGGCTTATTCCAGCTGTCGCAATTCATTAGCGGCGCTTTCAGCGTAGCGATTAGCGGTATCGTTCTCGCGGCACAAAGCAATGTTCCGCTTGACCGTGCATTTTCAAATATATTTTGGGGAATGGGCGTCATTGCCGCCTTCGCCATTGCAGCATCGTGGCTGTACTATTTCTCTTCAAAGCAGCAGCTCGATGAGTCAAATCGACGTTAAGCTAAACGATATGCTTTAACGCCTCTTTCTTGCTAAGCGGCGAGAGCGGCGTTTCTTCTACAAACCGATGCACACAGGCTGCATCGGTTTTTGCATATTCTCTAAGCGCCCAGCCGATCGCTTTGCGAATGAAAAACTCGCTTTCGTCCTTCGTGCGGCGTATGTAGTCAAATAACCGATCTGTATCCGTATCATGCTTGTACCTAAGCTGAAACAACAAAGCAGTTCTGCGGAGCCACATCTGATCTGAATCGATCCAGCGCTCCGTATACTCCGCTGTTAATTCCGGATATTTCGAGAGCTGACTGCCGACTAAATGCGCTGCCAGAAAATCAACGGTATCCCACCAAGAATGGGTCGTTACCCACCGCTCCAGCCTGTCGATATGTGAAGGCTCAGCCTCTTTGCTGTATCTTTCCATCAAACCCATCGCTACATAATGGAACTCTCGCTCGTTCAGCTGCCATAGCTGCTCTGCTGTTTGCAACAGCTCCTCGCCCTTCGGCTTTTCATTTTGCTTCCAAAATTCGCGCAGCAGCTGTGTTCGCTCCGGAGTCTTTAGGCCAAGAAATATAAATTGGCCGCGCATGTAAGCCTCCATAGGCTGAGCCGTCTCCGGATTGGCGTGCTCCCTGAACTTTGCTTCCAAAGCATGCGCAATTGCAGTCATCAAATACCAGCTCCTTTTCTTGAACGATAACACAAAGCAGCCCTAACCATCAATGATGGTCAGGGCTGCTTCATCGTAACTATTTTGCCAAATAATCTTATTAAGCCGCTTCGTTATGCAAATATCTAAAGAATGGCTTATCTACCCAAAATTGAGTAGGCGTAATGTTGACATTAGGATCAATGGCTTTAAATCCTGCAACGACCTTCGCAGAATCCTCATTAAGCGAGAACGGGTTAACTGTATAAGGGCTGTCTGGATCTGTAATAAAGTTGTTCGTAATAATTTCATAATCCTTTAGTGCAGTTTGTGAGTAGTAGAGCGGCTGCCACCATGATGCAACGATAAGTCCTGCTTGATCCTCTTCATCTTTCTTCGCATAAGCTAGAACAACGTCTTGGAAAGCTGCTTTATCTGCCGCAGTTGCAAATTCAAATTCAAGGTCATACTCTTTGGAATACGAAATATAGTTGCCATTTGAAATTTTAACTACGTTTGGACCAGGATTGCCCCATTCCGCTAGAAAAATAAATGCGGATGTTTTTGGCTCGAATTGCACTTTCGCATTTAGGCCTTCACTGCGAAGCAAACCAATAAGCTGAATCGCGTGATTAAAATCGGAATGACCGTAAATCAGAGACAAAGAATCGATGAAGTTAGCATTGAAACGGGAGTCCTTGATGTTGTAGCCTGTGATCAAGCTTTGCTCCAAAGCAGTATTTACCAGCTTTTGCAGCTTAGGCGCATCGATAATATCAGAAGTTTCGTAAGCGCTGCTTAGCTTTTGGAAAATATCGTTGTCGTTAACATAACCGATATACTTTTTGTAAAGACCTTTTGTAATAAGCACTTTACCAAG from Paenibacillus sp. FSL K6-3182 carries:
- a CDS encoding DNA alkylation repair protein translates to MTAIAHALEAKFREHANPETAQPMEAYMRGQFIFLGLKTPERTQLLREFWKQNEKPKGEELLQTAEQLWQLNEREFHYVAMGLMERYSKEAEPSHIDRLERWVTTHSWWDTVDFLAAHLVGSQLSKYPELTAEYTERWIDSDQMWLRRTALLFQLRYKHDTDTDRLFDYIRRTKDESEFFIRKAIGWALREYAKTDAACVHRFVEETPLSPLSKKEALKHIV
- a CDS encoding helix-turn-helix transcriptional regulator, giving the protein MKILFHPNREDIELTSVLYALSDPIRLSIVVAIVKHGEQSCGHFDLPVVKSTMTHHFRTLREAGVVNVRKQGTQHFLTLRTEDLDARFPGLLTAIIQPASV
- a CDS encoding sensor domain-containing diguanylate cyclase produces the protein MGTRKGLKLRFVLGLFVIGSVILTAIIGGYFAWTTNKTSLTSGYLESNYQYAQKLSSNTKELLDIISNNVDAIAARAGIQNISQKELDSWYDANEQYFNAIIIVDSNRKVMLSSLSSGGVKAGAVLNSYAAKQAVEQKRPLISEPYVGTTTNQLLMLISSPIFNEQGEYEGFVAGTIYLSESNALSKLLNEHFYGNGSYVYVADKQGRLIFHPDHKRINEKIASNEVINKALAGHSGSQEIVNSKQNRYFAGYANESITGWAIVAQTPASIIDKPLNELIWSILLQFLPLFIVILLLAWYVSHLISKPLFELAAFSEEAILSTKAIRSKMPKTNSYIYEVRQLNQSINNHFNLLNKEIRLDGLTGLANRKTFDLTIQEWIAEDIPFALILLDVDHFKKINDQHGHLIGDEVLIYTAAQIKAFSRSHDLSFRYGGEEFGILVKLGSIPTATNIAERLREGIAAGASPTGSPIYVSIGISMSSGKVKDAKEIIEMADQALYRSKEAGRNRTTVYDNKPLSGREE
- a CDS encoding MFS transporter, translating into MRNSAAVTAPPLFTEERPAFRDGLVIPLLGLTVIIVIMNTMMFNLALPQVTAQFMLSPSAASWIITGYSIIFAISSITYSRLSDFVPIRLLLTIGLIAMGGASVLGYFSHHYVLLLVARLIQACGAGSVLSLTIVLITRFIPLARRGKSMALITSAASLGLGLGPVIGGAITQYLGWNDLFIVTGISLLLIPVFYRLLPVEASNKGSFDILGAALVGIGSTGVLLYITNHFLIALIGGILALILFWIRINRAVNPFVQPTLFRNKRYIRLITLGVVSYINNFSTLFLLPQVLIHLFKLTPGQAGLIIFPGAIVAMLSSNRIGKIIDQHGNSLLLRLSPCFLLLAAVSFALFADQSIYVVMAIYIVMSVSFSALNSGVSNELSRILPSEHVGAGMGLFQLSQFISGAFSVAISGIVLAAQSNVPLDRAFSNIFWGMGVIAAFAIAASWLYYFSSKQQLDESNRR